A genomic region of Nitrosomonas ureae contains the following coding sequences:
- a CDS encoding aspartate aminotransferase family protein — protein sequence MNTYSRLPVTFVKGDGVWLWDDRGERYLDALAGVAVCGLGHCHPRLTKAICEQAGTLIHTSNLYGIQKQGRLADRLVELSGMDNVFFCNSGAEANEAAIKLARLHGHNKGISLPTIVVMERSFHGRTMATLTASGNRKVQAGFEPLLSGFVRVPYNSMEAITQVAANNKDVVAVLVEPFQGEGGVNIPEVYYLRKLRDLCDQNGWLLMLDEIQSGIGRSGKWFAFQHSHIMPDVITLAKGLAGGVPIGACLARGVAAEVFKPGNHASTFGGNPLACAAGIETLNVIADENLLDHVTELGNFIREKLKNQLADVAGVVQIRGQGLIIGVELSVPCVELVQKALEKKLLINVTSDKVVRLLPAFVMQQNEAEQVVDITCSLIREFFNN from the coding sequence ATGAATACTTATTCGCGGTTACCCGTCACCTTTGTAAAAGGCGACGGAGTGTGGTTGTGGGATGATCGTGGCGAGCGGTATTTGGATGCGTTGGCCGGTGTTGCTGTGTGTGGATTGGGGCATTGTCATCCAAGATTGACTAAAGCTATTTGTGAACAAGCCGGAACGTTAATCCATACCTCTAATCTTTATGGTATTCAGAAGCAGGGGCGATTGGCTGATCGTCTGGTCGAACTATCAGGAATGGATAATGTATTCTTTTGCAATTCTGGAGCAGAAGCGAATGAGGCGGCAATAAAGCTAGCTCGCTTGCATGGGCATAATAAAGGAATTTCCTTGCCCACCATTGTAGTAATGGAGCGTTCATTTCATGGACGTACCATGGCAACCTTGACAGCTAGCGGAAATCGTAAGGTGCAAGCAGGATTTGAACCTCTGTTGTCGGGATTTGTGCGTGTTCCCTATAACAGCATGGAGGCGATCACGCAAGTTGCTGCTAACAATAAGGATGTTGTGGCAGTGCTGGTGGAGCCTTTTCAGGGTGAGGGTGGGGTTAATATTCCAGAAGTGTATTATTTACGGAAATTGCGCGATTTATGCGATCAGAATGGATGGCTTTTGATGCTGGATGAAATACAGTCTGGGATCGGACGTAGTGGTAAGTGGTTCGCGTTTCAGCATAGCCATATCATGCCGGATGTAATAACGCTGGCTAAGGGTTTGGCGGGAGGGGTTCCGATCGGTGCTTGTCTGGCTAGAGGTGTGGCTGCGGAAGTTTTCAAACCGGGCAATCACGCTTCTACCTTTGGAGGGAATCCGCTGGCTTGCGCTGCTGGAATTGAAACCCTCAATGTAATTGCGGATGAAAATCTTCTTGATCATGTTACCGAATTAGGTAATTTTATACGTGAAAAACTGAAAAATCAGCTGGCTGACGTTGCCGGAGTCGTGCAGATCAGAGGCCAGGGTTTGATCATAGGTGTTGAGCTTTCAGTGCCTTGTGTTGAGTTGGTCCAGAAAGCCTTGGAAAAAAAATTATTGATTAATGTAACATCTGATAAAGTGGTGCGATTGCTGCCTGCATTTGTGATGCAGCAAAACGAAGCTGAACAAGTGGTTGATATTACTTGCTCATTAATAAGGGAGTTTTTTAATAACTAA
- the argF gene encoding ornithine carbamoyltransferase translates to MQFKHFLQFNDFCRDEYEYLFERARWIKKEFKQYRQYWPLNDRTLAMIFDKNSTRTRLSFEAGMHQLGGAAIYLSTRDTQLGRGEPVEDAARVISRMVDLIMIRTYQHDTIKRFAENSRVPVINGLTDEYHPCQIMSDIFTYIECRGSIEEKTVAWIGDSNNMCNTWLQAAEIFNFQVHVSTPPGYDIDPERIGLNGTAHYEIYTNPREAVMSADLVTTDVWTSMGFEEEVEQRKNDFAAFCVNKEMMSLAKSDALFMHCLPAHRGEEVSAEVLDGPQSVVWDEAENRLHTQKALMEYLLLGKISIGI, encoded by the coding sequence ATGCAATTTAAGCATTTTCTGCAATTTAACGATTTCTGCCGCGATGAATATGAATATTTGTTTGAACGTGCGCGCTGGATAAAAAAGGAATTCAAACAATACCGGCAATATTGGCCATTGAATGATCGAACATTGGCAATGATTTTTGACAAAAATTCGACGCGTACACGGTTATCATTTGAAGCGGGTATGCATCAGTTGGGTGGCGCGGCCATTTACCTGTCAACACGGGATACACAGCTAGGGCGTGGGGAACCTGTAGAAGATGCTGCACGAGTGATTTCGCGCATGGTTGATCTGATTATGATTCGAACTTATCAACATGACACGATTAAGCGCTTTGCTGAGAATTCGAGAGTTCCAGTAATCAATGGGTTAACTGATGAATATCATCCATGCCAAATCATGAGCGATATTTTTACTTATATCGAATGCAGAGGCAGCATAGAAGAAAAAACCGTAGCGTGGATCGGTGATTCCAACAATATGTGCAATACATGGTTGCAAGCGGCTGAAATTTTTAATTTTCAAGTGCATGTCTCGACACCGCCAGGATATGATATTGATCCTGAGCGGATAGGATTAAATGGTACTGCGCATTATGAAATCTATACAAATCCTCGTGAAGCTGTAATGAGTGCGGATCTTGTTACAACAGATGTATGGACAAGTATGGGATTCGAGGAAGAAGTTGAGCAAAGAAAAAATGATTTTGCTGCATTTTGTGTCAATAAGGAAATGATGTCTTTGGCTAAATCAGATGCGTTATTTATGCACTGTTTGCCAGCACATCGTGGAGAAGAAGTGAGTGCCGAAGTTTTGGATGGGCCTCAATCGGTAGTATGGGATGAGGCTGAAAACCGGCTTCATACGCAAAAGGCGCTCATGGAATATTTGCTACTGGGTAAAATAAGCATTGGAATATAA
- a CDS encoding argininosuccinate synthase, whose product MRKINKAVLAFSGGLDTSVILKWLQDTYQCEVVTFTADIGQGEEVEPARAKAKQLGVKEIYIDDLREEFVRDFVFPMFRANTIYEGEYLLGTSIARPLIAKRQIEIAKETGADAVSHGATGKGNDQVRFELGYYALQPDIQVIAPWREWNLTSREKLLQYAEQHNIPVEMKKKTGSPYSMDANLLHISYEGRVLEDPAVEPEESMWRWSVSPEKAPDVPEYLDVEFRCGDVVALNGVELSPAGVLEKLNRLGGKHGIGRLDLVENRYVGMKSRGCYETPGGSILLRAHRAMESITLDREVAHLKDDLMPRYAELIYNGYWWSPERRMLQVMIDESQERVNGWVRLKLYKGNITVVGRDSPADSLFDSNIATFEDDAGVYNQGDAAGFIKLNALRLRIAAKRRSV is encoded by the coding sequence ATGAGAAAGATAAATAAAGCAGTTTTGGCGTTCTCGGGAGGATTGGACACATCAGTTATCTTGAAATGGTTGCAAGATACCTATCAATGTGAGGTGGTGACATTTACTGCTGATATTGGGCAAGGCGAAGAAGTTGAGCCGGCGCGCGCTAAAGCAAAGCAGCTTGGGGTCAAGGAAATTTACATTGATGATTTGCGTGAAGAGTTCGTGCGTGATTTTGTTTTTCCTATGTTTCGGGCCAATACGATCTACGAAGGAGAGTATTTGCTGGGTACAAGTATTGCGCGCCCATTAATTGCAAAGCGGCAAATTGAAATTGCCAAAGAAACTGGTGCCGATGCGGTTTCCCATGGTGCTACGGGGAAAGGGAATGATCAGGTGCGTTTTGAACTGGGATATTATGCATTACAGCCGGATATCCAGGTAATTGCACCTTGGCGCGAATGGAATTTAACTTCCAGAGAAAAATTGCTGCAATATGCCGAGCAACATAATATTCCGGTTGAGATGAAAAAAAAGACTGGTTCACCTTATAGTATGGATGCGAATTTACTACATATTTCCTATGAAGGGAGAGTGCTCGAGGATCCTGCGGTTGAGCCGGAAGAGTCAATGTGGCGGTGGAGTGTGTCACCTGAAAAAGCACCGGATGTACCTGAGTATTTAGATGTGGAGTTTAGGTGCGGAGATGTTGTCGCATTAAATGGTGTTGAATTATCGCCAGCCGGGGTATTAGAAAAGCTTAATAGGCTGGGTGGTAAGCATGGGATTGGCAGATTAGATTTAGTGGAAAATCGGTACGTTGGTATGAAATCGCGAGGGTGCTATGAGACCCCTGGAGGATCCATTTTACTGCGTGCACATCGTGCAATGGAATCAATTACTTTGGATCGAGAGGTTGCTCATTTAAAAGATGATTTAATGCCGCGTTACGCTGAACTAATTTACAATGGTTATTGGTGGAGCCCGGAGCGCAGAATGCTGCAAGTCATGATAGATGAGAGTCAGGAAAGAGTAAACGGATGGGTGAGATTGAAGTTGTATAAAGGAAATATCACTGTAGTTGGTAGAGATTCTCCTGCTGATTCATTATTTGATTCAAATATTGCAACATTTGAAGATGATGCCGGAGTTTACAATCAGGGAGATGCGGCAGGATTCATTAAACTTAACGCCTTGAGGTTGCGTATTGCAGCCAAACGTCGGTCGGTTTAA
- a CDS encoding YajQ family cyclic di-GMP-binding protein yields MPTFDIVSEVDKQEVKNVADQVNKEVNARFDFKGSDARVEQADYQLTIFADDEFKLEQVLDILRTKLTKRGIDVRCLDKGRIDKISGNKVKQLVTVKTGVETELAKKIIKDIKDSKLKVQASIQGEVVRVTGAKKDVLQEVIKLIKKTIDNFPLQFHNFRD; encoded by the coding sequence ATGCCAACATTTGATATAGTTTCGGAAGTTGATAAGCAGGAAGTCAAAAATGTAGCTGATCAAGTTAATAAGGAAGTAAATGCTCGTTTTGACTTTAAAGGCTCGGATGCGAGAGTGGAGCAAGCTGATTATCAATTAACGATATTCGCGGATGATGAATTTAAATTGGAGCAAGTTTTAGATATCCTTAGAACTAAATTGACAAAACGGGGTATAGATGTACGATGTCTGGATAAGGGGCGGATTGATAAAATAAGCGGGAACAAAGTAAAGCAATTAGTAACGGTTAAAACCGGGGTGGAAACAGAACTGGCTAAAAAAATAATAAAAGATATTAAAGATAGTAAGCTCAAAGTGCAAGCCAGTATCCAAGGGGAGGTGGTGCGCGTGACCGGTGCAAAGAAAGATGTATTGCAGGAAGTGATAAAATTAATAAAAAAAACTATTGATAATTTTCCATTGCAGTTTCATAACTTTAGAGATTAA
- the rpsL gene encoding 30S ribosomal protein S12 — protein MPTISQLVRKPRIAKRVKSTVPALENSPQKRGVCTRVYTTTPKKPNSALRKVARVRLTNGFEVSSYIGGEGHNLQEHSVVLIRGGRVKDLPGVRYHTVRGSLDTAGVKDRKQGRSKYGSKKPKTA, from the coding sequence ATGCCGACAATAAGTCAGTTAGTTCGAAAGCCGCGTATAGCTAAGCGGGTTAAAAGTACCGTCCCTGCATTGGAGAATAGTCCGCAAAAGCGAGGGGTGTGTACGAGGGTATATACAACAACGCCAAAGAAACCAAATTCTGCGTTGCGCAAAGTAGCGAGAGTGAGATTGACTAATGGATTTGAAGTTTCAAGTTATATTGGCGGTGAAGGACATAACCTTCAAGAGCACTCGGTTGTGCTGATTCGTGGAGGGCGTGTTAAAGATTTGCCGGGCGTTCGGTATCACACAGTAAGGGGAAGCTTGGACACGGCAGGCGTTAAAGATCGTAAGCAGGGAAGGTCAAAATATGGTTCTAAGAAGCCCAAAACTGCCTAG
- the rpsG gene encoding 30S ribosomal protein S7, which yields MPRRREVPKREILPDPKYHNVELAKFVNVLMTRGKKSVAERIIYGALEHIGKKTGNDPLEVFTQALTNVRPIVEVKSRRVGGANYQVPVEVRSVRRNALAMRWLRDAARKRSEKSMDARLANELTEAAEGRGGAVKKREEVHRMAESNKAFSHFRF from the coding sequence ATGCCAAGACGTAGAGAAGTTCCAAAGCGGGAAATTTTGCCGGATCCAAAATATCACAATGTAGAGTTAGCAAAATTTGTTAATGTTCTTATGACGCGAGGTAAAAAGTCTGTGGCAGAAAGAATTATTTATGGCGCGCTAGAGCATATCGGGAAAAAAACTGGAAATGATCCGCTTGAGGTTTTCACGCAAGCACTGACCAATGTGCGGCCGATTGTAGAGGTGAAAAGTCGTCGAGTAGGTGGTGCTAACTATCAGGTTCCTGTTGAAGTGCGCTCTGTCAGGCGTAATGCGCTGGCCATGAGGTGGCTTAGAGATGCTGCAAGAAAAAGAAGTGAGAAGTCAATGGATGCGAGATTGGCAAATGAATTGACTGAAGCGGCTGAAGGTCGGGGGGGCGCAGTTAAGAAACGTGAAGAAGTGCATAGAATGGCAGAATCTAATAAAGCATTTTCGCATTTTAGATTCTGA
- the fusA gene encoding elongation factor G yields MARKTPIERYRNIGIMAHIDAGKTTTTERVLFYTGVSHKLGEVHDGAATMDWMEQEQERGITITSAATTCFWNGMGGNYPEHRINIIDTPGHVDFTIEVERSLRVLDGACTVFCAVGGVQPQTETVWRQANKYQVPRLAFVNKMDRSGANFMRVYEQIKTRLKAVPVPIQLPIGAEDKFEGVVDLVKMKAIYWDDESRGMKFEERDIPEALQVDAKAWREKMLESAAEANEDLMNKYLEDGDLDIAEIKIGLRARTINNEIVPMMCGTAFKNKGVQAMLDAVIDYMPSPTDILAVQGEKESGEPDKRRADDNEPFSALAFKIATDPYVGQLIFFRVYSGVVVSGDTVYNPIKGKKERIGRILQMHANQREEIKEVRAGDIAAAVGLKDVVTGDTLCDSQNVITLERMDFPEPVIHVAVEPKTKMDQEKMGIALNRLAQEDPSFRVRTDEESGQTIISGMGELHLEIIVDRMKREFGVEANVGAPQVAYREAIRKLVEIEGKFVKQSGGRGQYGHVWLRMEPNETGKGFEFVDEIKGGAVPREYIPAVEKGLLETLPSGVLAGYPVVDVRVTLFDGSYHDVDSNENAFKMAASIAFKDGMRKANPVLLEPMMAVEVETPEDFMGNVVGDLSSRRGMIQGMEDIPGFKVIRAEVPLAEMFGYSTALRSATQGRATYSMEFKHYSEAPKNVAEAIINKK; encoded by the coding sequence GTGGCAAGAAAAACTCCTATAGAGCGTTATAGAAATATCGGTATCATGGCACATATTGATGCTGGCAAGACAACAACTACCGAGCGTGTATTATTTTATACCGGCGTATCACATAAATTGGGCGAGGTTCATGATGGTGCAGCAACAATGGATTGGATGGAGCAGGAGCAGGAAAGAGGCATTACGATAACATCGGCTGCTACAACATGTTTCTGGAATGGTATGGGTGGTAATTATCCTGAGCATAGAATTAATATCATTGATACGCCAGGGCACGTCGATTTTACTATCGAAGTGGAACGCTCACTTCGAGTGTTGGATGGGGCTTGTACCGTTTTTTGTGCTGTTGGAGGGGTTCAGCCGCAGACTGAAACAGTCTGGAGGCAAGCAAATAAATATCAAGTTCCGCGACTTGCATTTGTGAATAAAATGGATCGCTCGGGAGCAAATTTTATGCGTGTTTATGAGCAGATTAAAACGCGACTTAAAGCGGTTCCGGTGCCAATCCAGCTACCAATTGGGGCCGAAGATAAATTTGAAGGCGTAGTCGATTTGGTTAAAATGAAAGCTATTTACTGGGATGATGAAAGCAGAGGGATGAAGTTTGAAGAGCGTGATATTCCTGAAGCTTTGCAAGTAGATGCGAAAGCGTGGCGTGAAAAAATGCTGGAGTCAGCAGCTGAAGCTAATGAAGACTTGATGAACAAGTATCTAGAGGATGGGGATCTGGATATTGCAGAAATAAAGATTGGTTTGCGAGCGCGTACAATTAACAATGAAATAGTGCCAATGATGTGTGGTACCGCCTTTAAAAATAAAGGGGTGCAGGCAATGTTGGATGCAGTCATAGATTATATGCCTTCACCGACAGATATCTTGGCGGTGCAAGGTGAAAAGGAAAGTGGTGAGCCTGATAAGAGGAGGGCTGATGATAACGAGCCCTTTTCGGCGCTGGCGTTTAAGATTGCAACTGATCCGTACGTAGGGCAGCTCATTTTTTTTAGGGTGTACTCGGGCGTTGTGGTTTCGGGCGATACAGTCTATAACCCGATAAAAGGAAAAAAAGAAAGAATTGGTAGAATACTACAAATGCATGCAAATCAGCGCGAAGAGATTAAAGAGGTGCGGGCAGGAGATATTGCTGCAGCAGTAGGTTTGAAAGATGTGGTTACTGGGGATACATTATGTGATTCTCAGAATGTAATAACTCTAGAAAGAATGGATTTCCCAGAACCTGTAATTCATGTTGCAGTTGAGCCAAAAACAAAAATGGATCAGGAAAAAATGGGGATAGCGCTTAATAGGTTGGCCCAAGAAGATCCATCATTTAGAGTTAGAACAGATGAGGAATCTGGGCAAACAATCATTTCTGGGATGGGGGAACTTCATCTTGAGATCATTGTTGATCGCATGAAACGTGAGTTTGGCGTAGAAGCGAATGTAGGAGCTCCACAAGTGGCTTATCGTGAAGCGATAAGAAAATTAGTCGAGATTGAGGGGAAGTTTGTAAAGCAGTCGGGAGGGCGTGGGCAATATGGTCATGTTTGGTTAAGAATGGAGCCAAATGAGACCGGAAAGGGTTTTGAATTTGTGGATGAAATCAAAGGCGGTGCCGTTCCGCGAGAATATATACCGGCAGTTGAAAAAGGATTGTTGGAAACGCTGCCAAGCGGTGTATTGGCGGGGTATCCTGTTGTAGATGTAAGGGTTACTCTTTTCGATGGTTCGTATCATGATGTGGATTCAAATGAAAATGCCTTTAAAATGGCGGCATCAATAGCATTTAAGGATGGTATGCGCAAAGCTAATCCAGTTTTGTTAGAACCCATGATGGCTGTGGAAGTAGAAACACCGGAAGATTTTATGGGAAATGTCGTGGGAGATTTGTCATCAAGGCGCGGTATGATACAAGGAATGGAAGATATTCCTGGTTTTAAAGTTATTCGAGCTGAAGTGCCTCTTGCAGAAATGTTTGGTTATTCAACAGCTTTAAGATCTGCAACGCAAGGAAGAGCCACTTATTCAATGGAGTTTAAGCATTATTCAGAAGCGCCAAAGAATGTGGCGGAAGCCATAATAAATAAGAAGTAA
- the tuf gene encoding elongation factor Tu, whose product MAKSKFERSKPHVNVGTIGHVDHGKTTLTAAITTILTKKFGGEAKSYDQIDSAPEERARGITINTAHVEYETDKRHYAHVDCPGHADYVKNMITGAAQMDGAILVVSAADGPMPQTREHILLARQVGVPYIIVYMNKADMVDDAELIELVEMEIRELLSKYDFPGDDTPIIVGSALKALEGDQSDIGEASILKLADALDSYIPQPERAIDGAFIMPVEDVFSISGRGTVVTGRVERGIIKVGEEIEIVGLKPTLKTVCTGVEMFRKLLDQGQAGDNVGILLRGTKREEVERGQVLAKPGSISPHTKFTAEIYVLSKEEGGRHTPFFPGYRPQFYFRTTDVTGAIELPAGTEMVMPGDNVSVTVNLIAPIAMEDGLRFAIREGGRTVGAGVVAKIIE is encoded by the coding sequence ATGGCAAAGAGTAAATTTGAGCGGTCGAAGCCACATGTGAATGTTGGAACGATAGGGCACGTGGATCATGGTAAGACTACGCTTACGGCAGCAATTACGACGATATTGACGAAGAAGTTTGGTGGAGAAGCGAAGAGTTATGATCAAATTGATTCTGCGCCGGAAGAACGTGCGCGTGGGATAACCATAAACACAGCTCATGTTGAATATGAGACGGATAAGCGTCATTATGCTCATGTGGATTGTCCGGGCCATGCGGATTACGTAAAGAATATGATTACGGGAGCGGCCCAAATGGATGGAGCGATATTGGTTGTATCTGCAGCCGATGGTCCGATGCCGCAGACGCGAGAACATATTTTGTTGGCGCGCCAAGTAGGTGTTCCTTACATCATTGTGTACATGAATAAAGCAGACATGGTTGATGATGCTGAGCTGATTGAGTTGGTGGAAATGGAGATACGTGAGCTGCTATCGAAATATGATTTTCCAGGTGATGATACGCCGATTATAGTTGGATCGGCGTTGAAAGCGCTTGAGGGTGATCAAAGTGATATTGGTGAGGCTTCCATTCTGAAATTGGCAGATGCGCTAGATAGTTATATTCCACAACCGGAGCGTGCTATTGACGGTGCCTTTATTATGCCGGTTGAAGATGTATTTTCAATATCTGGTCGCGGAACTGTTGTAACGGGTCGTGTAGAGAGAGGCATAATCAAAGTGGGTGAAGAGATTGAGATAGTGGGTCTCAAGCCGACACTAAAGACAGTATGCACGGGGGTCGAAATGTTTCGTAAGCTTCTGGATCAAGGGCAGGCAGGAGACAACGTGGGGATACTTTTGCGTGGTACGAAGCGTGAAGAGGTGGAGCGAGGCCAAGTATTGGCGAAGCCGGGCAGCATATCACCCCATACTAAATTCACGGCGGAGATTTATGTATTAAGTAAGGAAGAAGGTGGAAGGCATACTCCGTTTTTTCCCGGCTATCGTCCCCAATTTTATTTTAGAACGACAGATGTGACGGGAGCGATAGAGTTGCCAGCGGGAACAGAGATGGTGATGCCTGGGGATAATGTTTCGGTGACGGTAAACTTAATAGCGCCAATTGCGATGGAAGACGGATTGCGTTTTGCGATACGTGAAGGTGGAAGAACTGTTGGTGCAGGCGTTGTGGCTAAAATTATTGAGTGA
- the rpsJ gene encoding 30S ribosomal protein S10: MQNQKIRIRLKAFDYRLIDKSAIEIVETAKRTGAVVKGPIPLPTKIERFDVLRSPHVNKTSRDQFEIRTHLRLMDIIDPTDKTVDALMKLDLPAGVDVEIKL, translated from the coding sequence ATGCAAAATCAAAAAATCAGAATTCGTCTCAAAGCTTTTGATTATCGTTTGATAGATAAATCGGCTATAGAAATTGTTGAGACAGCAAAGCGAACAGGGGCGGTAGTTAAAGGGCCAATTCCATTGCCCACTAAAATTGAGCGTTTTGATGTGTTGCGCTCGCCTCATGTAAATAAGACTTCGCGTGATCAGTTCGAAATTAGAACGCATTTAAGGTTAATGGATATAATAGATCCGACAGATAAGACAGTAGATGCGTTGATGAAGTTAGATTTGCCTGCAGGCGTTGATGTAGAGATAAAGCTGTAA
- the rplC gene encoding 50S ribosomal protein L3, translating into MSLGLIGRKIGMMRIFTENGDAFPVTVIDVASNRITQIKKTSSNGYCAAQVSFGQKKISRVNKPTAGHCAKAGVIAGSIIREFRVKDDSILGSFQNGMEIKSDIFKVGQKVDISGITIGKGFSGAIKLHNFSSNRASHGNSKAHKKTGSIGMAQDPGRIFPGKRMAAHMGNVKRTIQNLEILRIDSERNLLLVKGAIPGSKDGYVVIRSSVKEKK; encoded by the coding sequence ATGAGTTTAGGATTAATTGGACGTAAAATTGGTATGATGCGGATTTTTACAGAAAATGGAGATGCTTTTCCGGTAACGGTAATTGATGTTGCCAGTAATCGTATAACTCAGATAAAGAAAACCTCTTCTAATGGTTATTGTGCAGCTCAAGTATCGTTTGGTCAGAAAAAGATATCAAGGGTGAATAAACCAACAGCAGGCCATTGTGCTAAAGCTGGCGTGATAGCTGGAAGTATCATAAGAGAGTTTAGAGTAAAGGATGATTCTATTCTAGGTTCATTCCAAAATGGAATGGAAATTAAAAGCGATATATTTAAAGTAGGGCAGAAAGTTGATATATCTGGGATTACGATAGGAAAAGGTTTTTCTGGGGCAATAAAGTTGCACAACTTTTCTTCGAATAGAGCAAGTCATGGTAATTCAAAGGCGCATAAAAAAACCGGCTCTATTGGTATGGCACAGGATCCAGGGCGTATTTTTCCAGGTAAACGTATGGCGGCGCATATGGGAAATGTCAAAAGAACTATACAAAATCTTGAGATATTACGAATTGATAGTGAAAGAAATTTGTTGTTAGTCAAAGGTGCAATTCCAGGATCAAAAGATGGATATGTAGTAATTCGATCAAGCGTAAAAGAAAAGAAATAA
- the rplD gene encoding 50S ribosomal protein L4, protein MKIELIGNEDQKTASIIVSDELFMRNYNEALVHQVVTSYLSNARTATRAQKGRSDIAKSTRKPWRQKGTGRARAGMASSPIWRGGGKIFPNSSGENFRKKLNKKMYRAGISSILSQLIRDNRLLVIESFCVDSYKTKALLMKLENLGLSNVMIITDEIDNNLYLSSRNIPNVAVVEVNNIDPISLLKFKKTLVTSDGLKKIEELLT, encoded by the coding sequence ATGAAAATAGAGCTTATTGGCAATGAAGATCAGAAAACAGCAAGCATAATTGTTTCTGATGAGCTTTTTATGAGAAATTATAATGAAGCACTCGTTCATCAAGTTGTTACTTCATATTTATCTAACGCACGTACTGCAACTCGAGCGCAAAAAGGTAGATCGGATATTGCTAAGTCGACTCGTAAGCCTTGGCGGCAAAAAGGAACGGGCAGAGCTCGTGCTGGTATGGCTTCAAGTCCTATTTGGCGTGGAGGTGGAAAAATTTTTCCTAATAGCTCTGGGGAAAATTTTAGAAAAAAATTGAATAAAAAAATGTATCGCGCTGGAATAAGTTCTATATTGTCACAGCTAATTCGCGATAATAGACTGCTTGTTATTGAATCATTTTGCGTAGATTCGTATAAAACTAAAGCATTGTTGATGAAATTAGAGAATCTGGGCTTAAGTAATGTAATGATTATAACTGATGAGATTGATAATAATCTTTATTTGTCATCACGTAACATTCCAAATGTAGCAGTGGTTGAAGTAAATAATATAGATCCGATCAGTCTTTTAAAATTTAAAAAAACACTTGTTACAAGCGATGGTCTGAAAAAAATAGAGGAGCTTCTTACATGA
- the rplW gene encoding 50S ribosomal protein L23 yields MSSQNINQGHLLKIILAPHISEKSTYLGEKNNQTIFRVARDATKLEIKRAVELLWKEQKIEVEKVQTINVKGKQKRFGRFVGKRSDWKKAIVSIKNEQELNFTNFANIEAK; encoded by the coding sequence ATGAGTAGTCAAAATATCAATCAGGGGCATTTGTTAAAAATTATATTAGCACCTCATATTTCAGAAAAATCAACTTATCTGGGAGAGAAAAATAATCAAACTATATTTCGCGTGGCGAGGGATGCTACTAAGCTGGAAATTAAGAGAGCTGTAGAGTTGCTATGGAAAGAGCAAAAAATTGAAGTTGAAAAAGTTCAGACAATTAATGTAAAAGGAAAGCAAAAGCGATTTGGACGTTTTGTAGGAAAAAGATCTGATTGGAAAAAAGCTATTGTGAGTATTAAAAATGAGCAAGAGCTTAATTTTACAAATTTTGCGAATATAGAGGCTAAGTAA